A window of Enterobacter ludwigii genomic DNA:
TCAGAAAGGCCGAGATATATAATTTCAAGCAATTATAAAAATGAAATAATAATAGCGTGAAATACTTAATAATAATTAACCTCTATATGTTCAATCGAATAATTCACAAGAAAAATAAAGCGACATTTAGAAATATTTTGCAATATTTATACGACTTTAATTACATTTATTTTTGAACAAAAATAACAAACCATAGAATAGTATCAACCATGTAATTGCGGAGAGTAATTACATATATTCATATAAATTATCTTTAAAGGGAATATATAATGAAAAGAAAAGTTCTGGCACTTCTTGTACCCGCTTTATTAATGGCTGGCGCGGTAAATGCGGCAGAGATGTACAATAAAAACGGCAACAAAGTTGACCTGTATGGCAAAGTCGATGCACGTCATACCTTCTCTGACAACCCAGGTGACGACGGCGATGAAACCTATGTACAGATTGGTTTCAAAGGCGAAACCCAGATTACTCGCGATCTGATCGGTTACGGCCAGTGGGAATATAAAACCTACGCAAATGATACTGAAGGCGCGGGTGATAAATCCTTTAACCGTCTGGCATATGCAGGTCTGAAATATGGTGAATACGGCTCATTTGATTATGGCCGTAATTACGGCGTCGTGTACGACGTTGAAGCCTGGACCGATATGCTGCCGGTATTTGGCGGTGATTCTTACACCTGGACCGATAACTTTATGAATGGCCGTGCTAACGGTCTGGCGACTTATCGTAATAAAGATTTCTTTGGTCTGGTTGATGGTCTGAATTTTGCGCTGCAATATCAAGGTAATAACGAAAGTGGTCCACACGAAGATCAATTCGGTAATAATATTGATGTTCAGGAAGGCACGAAAAATGGTCATAAAGATGTGCGTTTCCAGAATGGCGACGGCTTCGGTATGTCGACTTCCTACGACTTCTCTGGCGACCTGTCCGGCCTGAGCCTGGGTGCAGCGTATTCGTCTTCTGATCGTACTAACGAGCAGGTTGCTTATGGCAAAGCCGCGGAAGGCATCGGTTATGCCGGTGGCGAAAAAGCTGAAGCCTGGACCGTTGGCGCAAAATACGATGCAAACAGCATCTACCTGGCAATGATGTATGCGGAAACCCGCAACATGACGCCAATCGGTAACCTTGGTATCGCAAACCAGACTCAGAACTTCGAAGCGGTTGCCCAGTACCAGTTCGACTTCGGCCTGCGTCCTTCCCTGGCATGGGTTTACTCAAAAGGTAAAGACCTGGACGGTAAGGGATTCAATCAGGATCTGGTTAACTACATTGACGTGGGCATGACCTACAGCTTAAACAAGAACTTCTCTACTTATGTTGATTACAAAATCAACATGCTGGACAACGATGAAGCACTGTATGAAACATACGGTATTTCCACCGATGACATCGTTGGCATCGGTATGACCTACCAGTTCTAATATCTAAAATACTAAAGCCCGCTTTCGCGGGCTTTTTTATGCCATTTGTCAGGCTCTATGGCGCTTCCTGCAACGCCACGCGAATAAATCCGTTATTCTGCGCCAGTAGCTCATGGGCTTTCCAGGCATCCAGCCCTGTCAGCACCATCAACACCGCTGTTTTACAGTTATGGTTACACCCTTCCAGCGCGGCTTTCGCCTCCGCCCGGGTACATCCGCCTGCTTCCATCACTATTGCGATTTGTCGCTCGGCCCATTTGGTATTGCTTGCCTCAAGATCCACACGCAGGTTGCTGTATGCGCGACCGGTTCGGACGGCCAATCCGGTAGCAATCATCGAGAGGATCATTTTCTGCGCAATCCCCGCTTTGGTATTGATATAGCCTGCGACCACATCAGCACCCAGTTCCGGGGCAATCACCATGCTCGCCAGCTGCGCCGCTTCACTTTGCGCGTCGCCGGTAATGACAGCAACCGAAGAGCCCAGCGACCATGCATGCCGCATCGCGCCCCAAACCCACGGTGTTTTTCCGCTAATGGTCACCGCCAGCATCATATCGTGTTCGCCAAAGGTGATGGCCTGCAGGTCGGCAACGCCACGCTCATAGCTTCCTTCTCCCTCGCCTGCTGTAACGGCAATGACAGGAGTTTTACCCGGAGCATATTCATCCGCTACCTGTTGCGCGACACGGCCCGACGGGCCTGCGCCAACAATGACTAAACGACCACCGTGGCTGAGGGTCGC
This region includes:
- the ompC gene encoding porin OmpC, giving the protein MKRKVLALLVPALLMAGAVNAAEMYNKNGNKVDLYGKVDARHTFSDNPGDDGDETYVQIGFKGETQITRDLIGYGQWEYKTYANDTEGAGDKSFNRLAYAGLKYGEYGSFDYGRNYGVVYDVEAWTDMLPVFGGDSYTWTDNFMNGRANGLATYRNKDFFGLVDGLNFALQYQGNNESGPHEDQFGNNIDVQEGTKNGHKDVRFQNGDGFGMSTSYDFSGDLSGLSLGAAYSSSDRTNEQVAYGKAAEGIGYAGGEKAEAWTVGAKYDANSIYLAMMYAETRNMTPIGNLGIANQTQNFEAVAQYQFDFGLRPSLAWVYSKGKDLDGKGFNQDLVNYIDVGMTYSLNKNFSTYVDYKINMLDNDEALYETYGISTDDIVGIGMTYQF
- a CDS encoding N-acetylmuramic acid 6-phosphate etherase; this translates as MSIMLTGSVKERRHASTMNIDRLSTLDMLKVIHQDDALITAAITPCLTTIARVVDNAAATLSHGGRLVIVGAGPSGRVAQQVADEYAPGKTPVIAVTAGEGEGSYERGVADLQAITFGEHDMMLAVTISGKTPWVWGAMRHAWSLGSSVAVITGDAQSEAAQLASMVIAPELGADVVAGYINTKAGIAQKMILSMIATGLAVRTGRAYSNLRVDLEASNTKWAERQIAIVMEAGGCTRAEAKAALEGCNHNCKTAVLMVLTGLDAWKAHELLAQNNGFIRVALQEAP